The proteins below are encoded in one region of Pan paniscus chromosome 4, NHGRI_mPanPan1-v2.0_pri, whole genome shotgun sequence:
- the LOC100975678 gene encoding LOW QUALITY PROTEIN: 60 kDa heat shock protein, mitochondrial-like (The sequence of the model RefSeq protein was modified relative to this genomic sequence to represent the inferred CDS: substituted 1 base at 1 genomic stop codon): MPCSRPAEMLRLPTVFRQMRPVSRVLAPHLTRAYAKDVKFGADARALMLQGVDLLADAVAVTMEPKGRTVITEQSWGSPKVTKDGVTVAKSIDLKDKYKNIGAKLVQDVANNTNEESGDGTTTATVLAGSIAKEGFQKISKGANPVEIRRGVMLAADAVIAELKKHSKPVTTPEEIAQVAMISANGDKEIGNIISDAMKKVGRKGVTTVKDGKTLNDELEIIEGMKFDXGYISPYFINTSKGQKCELQDAYVLLSEKKISSVQSIVPALEIANAHRKPLVIIAKDVDGEALSTLILNRLKVGLQVVAVKAPGFGDNRKNQLKDMAIATGGAVFGEEGLTLNLEDVQPHDLGKVGEVIVTKDDAMLLKGKGDKAQIEKRIQEIIGQLDVTTSEYEKEKLNEWLAKLSDGVVVLKVGGTSDVEVNEKKDRVTDALNATRAAVEEGIVLGGCCALPGCIPALDSLTPANKDQKIGMEIIKRTLKIPAMTTATNAGVEGSLIVEKIMQNSSEVGYDAMVGDFVNMVEKGIIDPTKLVRTALLDAAGVSSLLTTAELVVTEIPKEKDPGMGAMGGKGGGMGGGMF, from the coding sequence ATGCCCTGCAGCCGCCCCGCAGAAATGCTTCGGTTACCCACAGTCTTTCGCCAGATGAGACCAGTGTCCAGGGTACTGGCTCCTCATCTCACTCGAGCTTATGCCAAAGATGTAAAATTTGGTGCAGATGCCCGAGCCTTAATGCTTCAAGGTGTAGACCTTTTAGCCGATGCTGTGGCCGTTACAATGGAGCCAAAGGGAAGAACAGTGATTACTGAGCAGAGCTGGGGAAGTCCCAAAGTAACAAAAGATGGTGTGACTGTTGCAAAGTCAATTGACTTGaaggataaatataaaaacattggAGCTAAACTTGTTCAAGATGTTGCCAATAACACAAATGAAGAATCTGGGGATGGCACTACCACTGCTACTGTACTGGCAGGCTCTATAGCCAAGGAAGGCTTCCAGAAGATTAGCAAAGGTGCTAATCCAGTGGAAATCAGGAGAGGTGTGATGTTAGCTGCTGATGCTGTAATTGCTGAACTTAAAAAGCATTCTAAACCTGTGACCACCCCTGAAGAAATTGCACAGGTTGCTATGATTTCTGCAAATGGAGACAAAGAAATTGGCAATATCATCTCTGATGCAATGAAAAAGGTTGGAAGAAAGGGTGTCACCACAGTAAAGGATGGAAAAACACTGAATGATGAATTAGAAATTATTGAAGGCATGAAGTTTGATTGAGGGTATATTTCTCCATACTTTATTAATACATCAAAAGGTCAGAAATGTGAACTCCAGGATGCCTATGTTCTGTTgagtgaaaagaaaatttctagTGTCCAGTCCATTGTACCTGCTCTTGAAATTGCCAATGCTCACCGTAAGCCTTTGGTGATAATCGCTAAAGATGTTGATGGAGAAGCTCTAAGTACACTCATCTTGAATAGGCTAAAGGTTGGTCTTCAGGTTGTGGCAGTCAAGGCTCCAGGGTTTGGTGACAATAGAAAGAACCAGCTTAAAGATATGGCTATTGCTACTGGTGGTGCAGTGTTTGGAGAAGAGGGGTTGACCCTGAATCTTGAAGATGTTCAGCCTCATGACTTAGGAAAAGTTGGAGAGGTCATTGTGACCAAAGACGATGCCATGCTCTTAAAAGGAAAAGGTGACAAGGCTCAAATTGAAAAACGTATTCAAGAAATCATTGGGCAGTTAGATGTCACAACTAgtgaatatgaaaaggaaaaactgaatgaATGGCTGGCAAAACTTTCAGATGGAGTAGTTGTGCTGAAGGTTGGTGGGACAAGTGATGTTgaagtgaatgaaaagaaagacagagTTACAGATGCCCTTAATGCTACAAGAGCTGCTGTTGAAGAAGGCATTGTTTTGGGAGGGTGTTGTGCCCTCCCTGGATGCATTCCAGCCTTGGACTCATTGACTCCAGCTAATAAAGATCAAAAAATTGGTatggaaattattaaaagaaCACTCAAAATTCCAGCAATGACCACTGCTACGAATGCAGGTGTTGAAGGATCTTTGATAGTTGAGAAAATTATGCAAAATTCCTCAGAAGTTGGTTATGATGCTATGGTTGGAGATTTTGTGAATATGGTGGAAAAAGGAATTATTGACCCAACAAAGCTTGTGAGAACTGCTTTATTGGATGCTGCTGGTGTGTCCTCTCTGTTAACTACAGCAGAACTTGTAGTCACAGAAATTCCTAAAGAGAAGGACCCTGGAATGGGTGCAATGGGTGGAAAGGGAGGTGGTATGGGAGGTGGCATGTTCTAA